From a region of the Dehalococcoidales bacterium genome:
- the rpsI gene encoding 30S ribosomal protein S9, with the protein MIEKQKEYLHGTGRRKTAVAQVKLYTGNGAILVDGAPFEERFNRVQYRQAILKPFEVTGTMSKFDVVVKVNGGGITGQCEAIRHGIARALSEFDDKFRAQLRENGLLTRDPRIKERKKPGLKRARKAPQYTKR; encoded by the coding sequence ATGATAGAAAAGCAGAAAGAATACTTACATGGTACTGGCAGGCGGAAAACTGCTGTTGCACAGGTTAAGCTCTATACAGGGAATGGCGCTATCCTGGTGGACGGAGCACCTTTTGAAGAGCGTTTTAACCGGGTACAATATCGCCAGGCAATTTTGAAACCCTTTGAAGTAACCGGAACAATGAGCAAATTTGATGTTGTGGTTAAAGTTAATGGTGGCGGAATTACCGGGCAGTGTGAAGCTATACGGCACGGTATTGCCAGGGCTCTTTCCGAATTCGATGACAAATTTCGCGCTCAATTGAGAGAAAATGGATTACTTACCAGGGATCCACGAATTAAGGAACGCAAGAAGCCAGGTCTTAAACGGGCACGCAAAGCTCCTCAGTACACCAAGCGTTAA
- the rplM gene encoding 50S ribosomal protein L13 yields MNTYSVKQADIERQWHVLDAEERILGDLATEIACLLMGKGKVKFARHLDVGDNVVVINAAKIKVTGNKMNDKFYYRHSGYPGGFKAESLERVLATKPEKAIEHAVKGMLPQNKLGKQMMSKLRVYAGAEHPHASQVGLAGEDQA; encoded by the coding sequence ATGAATACATATTCGGTTAAACAGGCAGATATAGAGCGCCAGTGGCATGTTTTAGATGCAGAAGAGCGCATTCTTGGAGACTTGGCAACTGAAATCGCGTGTCTTCTAATGGGTAAGGGCAAGGTAAAATTTGCTCGGCATCTTGATGTTGGTGACAATGTCGTAGTTATCAATGCCGCAAAGATAAAAGTAACCGGCAACAAGATGAACGATAAGTTTTACTATCGGCACTCGGGGTACCCGGGAGGTTTTAAGGCCGAAAGTTTGGAACGTGTATTAGCAACCAAGCCAGAAAAGGCTATCGAGCATGCCGTTAAAGGAATGTTGCCGCAAAACAAACTGGGTAAACAAATGATGAGCAAATTACGTGTCTATGCCGGAGCAGAGCATCCCCACGCATCACAAGTGGGGCTTGCCGGTGAGGACCAGGCTTAA
- the rpmD gene encoding 50S ribosomal protein L30 gives MAKLRITCTHSPIGYPEDQRLTLKSLGLNKINQSVVKEDSQSLRGMIVKVRHLVTIEEASQ, from the coding sequence ATGGCTAAATTACGCATAACATGCACGCATAGTCCTATCGGTTATCCCGAAGACCAGCGTTTAACGTTAAAATCTCTTGGTTTGAACAAGATCAACCAGAGTGTGGTGAAAGAAGACTCCCAGTCTTTACGTGGGATGATAGTGAAAGTAAGACATTTAGTAACAATAGAGGAGGCGAGCCAGTGA
- the rplF gene encoding 50S ribosomal protein L6 encodes MSRIGRMPITVPQGVSVEIKEHDIKVKGPKGELSRKINPAMEIKLEDGILRINRPSDAREHRAQHGLTRALIANMVEGVSKGFEKSLEIVGVGYRAEKVGEKLVLKLGFSHTCDFDPEPGIMFELENPNKIKVIGIDKEKVGKIAAEIKKSRLPDAYKGKGVRYAGEKIRIKPGKAGKAVGGKK; translated from the coding sequence ATGTCTAGAATTGGAAGAATGCCAATAACCGTGCCCCAGGGGGTGTCGGTAGAAATTAAAGAACACGATATTAAGGTCAAGGGTCCTAAGGGAGAGCTGTCCCGCAAGATTAACCCTGCGATGGAAATCAAGCTTGAGGACGGGATACTTAGAATAAACCGACCTAGCGATGCGCGTGAACACCGTGCCCAGCATGGTTTAACCCGTGCGTTGATTGCTAACATGGTAGAAGGTGTTTCCAAGGGATTTGAAAAGAGCCTTGAGATTGTTGGCGTAGGATACCGGGCTGAGAAGGTGGGCGAGAAGCTGGTTTTAAAACTGGGATTTTCGCACACATGTGATTTTGATCCTGAGCCCGGGATTATGTTTGAACTGGAAAATCCGAATAAAATAAAAGTTATCGGTATTGATAAGGAAAAGGTTGGCAAGATTGCTGCAGAAATCAAGAAGTCTCGTCTGCCAGACGCTTATAAAGGGAAAGGTGTGCGTTACGCTGGTGAAAAGATCCGCATTAAACCTGGCAAGGCTGGTAAGGCAGTAGGGGGTAAAAAATAA
- the infA gene encoding translation initiation factor IF-1, with protein MAKKEAIEVEGTVQEALANATFRVELANGHVVLAHISGKLRVHYIRILPGDKVLVELSPYDLTRGRITYRLK; from the coding sequence ATGGCAAAAAAAGAGGCGATTGAAGTTGAAGGTACGGTACAGGAAGCCCTGGCCAATGCAACCTTTCGGGTTGAATTGGCAAATGGGCATGTGGTACTGGCTCATATATCAGGTAAGCTCCGGGTGCATTATATCCGGATACTGCCCGGTGATAAGGTCCTGGTGGAACTTTCCCCATATGACCTTACTCGTGGTAGAATTACCTATCGTTTAAAATAA
- the rpsD gene encoding 30S ribosomal protein S4 — MARYTEARCRLCRRSGEKLMLKGDKCLTRCVFDKKPKAPGPQTARRRRISDHGVQLREKQKVRFSYGLMERQLRRFFAEANRQPGVTGDNLITLLERRLDNAVFRLGFADSLSQARQIVRHGHITLNGRKTNIPSCMVQEGDVIGWREGSRKTEYYKQLVENIGSKTTPQWLSVDKTKMEGQVVTPPTPEDVGIRFDTAAVVEYYSR, encoded by the coding sequence ATGGCCAGGTATACTGAAGCTCGCTGTCGTTTATGCCGGCGTAGCGGCGAAAAACTGATGCTGAAAGGCGATAAGTGCCTCACGCGATGCGTATTTGATAAAAAACCTAAGGCTCCCGGTCCACAGACAGCCCGTCGACGGCGTATTTCCGATCACGGGGTGCAGTTGCGGGAAAAACAAAAGGTACGTTTTAGCTATGGTTTAATGGAAAGACAGCTTCGACGCTTCTTTGCCGAAGCTAACCGACAACCCGGCGTGACTGGTGATAACCTGATTACATTACTTGAAAGGCGTCTTGATAATGCAGTCTTTCGTCTGGGTTTTGCTGATTCACTGTCTCAGGCGAGGCAGATTGTTCGTCACGGTCATATAACGCTTAATGGTAGAAAGACCAATATACCTTCATGCATGGTACAGGAAGGGGACGTGATTGGCTGGCGTGAAGGAAGTCGTAAAACAGAATATTATAAACAGCTGGTTGAGAATATAGGAAGCAAAACTACGCCCCAATGGCTTAGTGTTGATAAAACTAAGATGGAGGGGCAGGTGGTAACGCCCCCGACTCCAGAAGATGTCGGAATTCGGTTTGATACAGCGGCTGTGGTTGAATACTACTCCCGATAG
- the secY gene encoding preprotein translocase subunit SecY, whose product MQSRPRLLQAMIDAFSLPDLRRRLLVVFGAIIVFRLIAHIPVPGVNAAILAEFFHSNALLGMFDLFSGGAMRNFSVAAMGVYPYITSTIVMQLMTPVIPKLQALSQEGEAGRNKINLYTHLLTVPLAAFASYGQLALLQANGAVASTDGITTAAIIVAMIAGTLFLVWLGEQITQYGIGNGISIIIFAGIISGIPSMVGEGILAGEQGQVLGLVAFIVIVIATTALIVLFTEAHRRIPVQYAKSVIKGGRMYRQSGSTYIPLRVNTAGMIPLIFAMAFVMFPSIVASYFANPTGEEANFANHIVNIFSSNAEMPLGLIYWGLNFLLVVFFAFFYTMVIFQQQDLPGTLQRQGGFIPGVRPGKQTEKYLNGVINRITWAGALFLAFIAIIPVIAQTVTNVQTLQLSSFGMLIVVGVVLDTMKQLEAQLAMRRYEGFIK is encoded by the coding sequence GTGCAATCCAGGCCTAGATTACTCCAGGCTATGATCGATGCTTTCAGCCTGCCTGATTTACGGCGCAGGTTGCTGGTCGTATTCGGAGCGATTATTGTTTTCCGCCTGATAGCACATATTCCTGTTCCCGGAGTGAATGCGGCAATCCTTGCCGAATTCTTCCACTCGAACGCTCTTTTAGGTATGTTTGACCTCTTCAGCGGTGGAGCTATGAGAAATTTCAGCGTAGCCGCTATGGGAGTGTATCCCTATATTACATCTACCATCGTGATGCAGCTAATGACGCCAGTTATCCCTAAACTGCAGGCACTGTCCCAGGAGGGTGAAGCCGGGCGCAATAAAATAAATTTATATACTCATTTGCTAACGGTTCCGCTGGCGGCATTTGCTAGTTATGGACAGCTGGCATTACTGCAGGCTAATGGTGCTGTGGCATCAACCGATGGAATCACAACAGCCGCTATTATTGTCGCCATGATTGCTGGTACTCTGTTTTTGGTTTGGTTAGGGGAACAAATTACCCAATATGGCATCGGTAATGGCATATCAATTATAATATTCGCCGGTATTATATCTGGCATTCCGAGTATGGTTGGCGAAGGTATACTGGCTGGTGAGCAAGGGCAGGTTTTAGGCCTGGTTGCATTCATTGTTATTGTTATTGCTACAACGGCGCTAATTGTACTTTTTACCGAAGCTCATAGACGTATACCAGTTCAATATGCAAAAAGTGTAATCAAGGGCGGCAGAATGTACCGCCAGTCAGGTTCTACCTATATACCTTTGCGGGTCAATACGGCCGGGATGATTCCACTGATATTTGCCATGGCGTTTGTAATGTTTCCCAGTATTGTGGCAAGCTATTTTGCCAATCCGACCGGGGAAGAGGCCAATTTTGCCAATCATATTGTTAATATTTTCAGTTCCAATGCTGAAATGCCGCTTGGTTTAATTTATTGGGGGCTCAACTTTCTGCTGGTGGTATTCTTTGCTTTCTTCTATACCATGGTTATCTTTCAGCAGCAAGATCTTCCAGGCACTCTACAGAGGCAGGGCGGCTTCATACCTGGTGTGAGGCCAGGTAAACAGACGGAAAAATATTTGAATGGCGTAATTAACCGCATCACCTGGGCGGGAGCATTGTTCCTGGCTTTCATAGCTATAATTCCGGTGATTGCGCAAACCGTTACTAATGTGCAGACTCTTCAGCTTTCGAGTTTCGGCATGCTCATTGTTGTGGGTGTTGTTTTGGATACTATGAAACAACTTGAAGCCCAGCTGGCAATGCGCCGTTATGAAGGCTTTATTAAATAG
- the rpmJ gene encoding 50S ribosomal protein L36 → MKVKASVKKVCDKCKIIRRHGVVRVICTNPKHKQRQG, encoded by the coding sequence ATGAAGGTAAAGGCATCTGTAAAAAAGGTATGCGATAAATGCAAAATAATAAGACGCCATGGGGTGGTCAGGGTGATATGCACCAATCCCAAGCACAAACAACGTCAGGGTTAG
- a CDS encoding adenylate kinase: protein MYIIFMGPPGAGKGTQAERVASELELEHLAPGDLFRQAVKQQSELGAEVQSYMERGELVPDEITIRVILERLINIGEGKGVILDGFPRNYNQALALDEALEKQNKAIDRVVDIQVAQPELVKRLSSRWLCRECQSPYSSCDTENPYKEGCPACSGELYQRTDDKPETVNRRLEVYFKETAPLIDYYRNQNKLVEIEGQGGIKTITKRIIRALE, encoded by the coding sequence ATGTATATTATTTTTATGGGCCCCCCAGGGGCAGGCAAAGGAACCCAAGCCGAACGTGTAGCCAGCGAACTTGAACTCGAGCATCTTGCTCCTGGTGATTTGTTTCGGCAGGCTGTGAAGCAGCAAAGTGAGCTGGGGGCCGAAGTCCAGAGCTATATGGAACGCGGGGAGCTCGTACCGGATGAAATAACCATCCGTGTGATACTGGAACGTTTGATTAACATTGGCGAAGGAAAAGGGGTAATTCTCGATGGTTTTCCCCGTAACTATAACCAGGCATTAGCACTGGATGAAGCACTTGAAAAACAAAATAAGGCTATTGATCGAGTAGTAGATATTCAAGTAGCACAACCCGAACTCGTTAAACGCTTGTCCAGCAGATGGCTTTGCCGTGAATGTCAGTCGCCATACTCATCCTGTGACACCGAAAATCCTTATAAGGAAGGATGCCCAGCTTGTAGCGGTGAACTTTACCAGCGCACCGATGATAAACCGGAAACTGTAAATCGGAGGCTGGAGGTCTATTTTAAAGAGACAGCTCCGCTGATTGATTACTACCGTAATCAGAATAAGCTGGTTGAAATTGAAGGCCAGGGCGGGATTAAAACAATTACAAAGCGCATAATACGAGCGCTGGAGTGA
- the truA gene encoding tRNA pseudouridine(38-40) synthase TruA produces MGSALLQSPEDNIAGNNSLPGSPETSRADVATVSQIVLVVEYDGSRYAGFQLQRNHPTIQGELEKGLEKLTGCFSRVYGSSRTDSGVHAYGQVVSFKTGSCLQTRDFVGGMNYYLPSDISVKVAYRVREGFDVRRRAVSRRYRYYILNRDSRAPLRDAYSVQIRGKLDVTAMNTACGYLVGTHDFSSFASPTEPLRSTTRRVIKAGVSRIDEDGMVVVEIEANAFLPHQVRNTVGPLIRIGRGQMTPEALKDIMNAHTVGLAQPTAPSKGLILHKVNYTRELKEESLE; encoded by the coding sequence ATGGGTTCTGCTCTTTTACAAAGCCCGGAGGATAATATTGCGGGCAATAATAGCCTGCCCGGTTCTCCTGAAACATCCCGGGCTGACGTGGCAACAGTAAGCCAGATAGTGCTGGTTGTTGAATACGATGGATCCCGTTATGCTGGTTTCCAGCTGCAAAGAAACCACCCGACTATACAGGGTGAACTTGAAAAGGGATTAGAAAAACTCACCGGCTGTTTCAGCCGGGTATATGGATCGAGTCGTACCGACAGCGGGGTGCATGCTTACGGACAGGTAGTTTCGTTTAAAACAGGTTCTTGTTTGCAAACGCGGGATTTCGTTGGTGGTATGAATTATTATCTGCCCAGCGACATTTCAGTGAAAGTGGCATACCGGGTGCGAGAGGGCTTTGATGTTCGCCGCCGAGCGGTTAGTCGTCGATACAGGTATTATATTCTCAATCGTGATAGTCGGGCACCCTTGAGAGATGCATATTCTGTGCAGATTAGGGGAAAACTTGACGTAACGGCGATGAATACTGCATGCGGGTATCTGGTAGGTACGCACGATTTCAGTTCATTTGCTTCGCCGACTGAACCTCTTCGTTCTACCACTCGCAGGGTTATTAAAGCAGGGGTCAGCCGCATTGATGAAGACGGTATGGTCGTGGTGGAAATAGAGGCTAATGCGTTTTTGCCACACCAGGTGCGAAACACGGTTGGACCTCTTATTAGAATTGGCCGGGGACAGATGACACCAGAGGCCTTAAAAGATATAATGAATGCACATACAGTTGGGTTGGCTCAACCGACTGCTCCGTCGAAAGGTTTGATTTTACACAAGGTAAACTATACCAGGGAATTAAAGGAAGAGAGTCTGGAATGA
- the rplR gene encoding 50S ribosomal protein L18 encodes MAKVNSRAARLIRHARVRSKVRGDSERPRLAVFRSLNHIYVQVIDDSCGHTLAAASTLDITIKDNLENKNKSSHAEMVGELIAQKAREKGITQVVFDRGGYKYHGRVKSLAEAARKAGLKF; translated from the coding sequence ATGGCCAAGGTTAATTCTCGCGCTGCCAGATTGATAAGGCATGCACGTGTGCGCAGCAAAGTCAGGGGCGATAGTGAAAGGCCAAGACTGGCAGTATTTCGCAGCCTGAACCATATATATGTGCAGGTAATCGACGATTCTTGTGGACATACCTTGGCGGCTGCTTCAACATTGGATATAACAATAAAAGACAATCTGGAAAATAAAAATAAGAGTTCTCATGCTGAAATGGTTGGCGAACTGATTGCCCAAAAAGCTCGTGAGAAAGGAATCACGCAGGTCGTTTTCGACCGTGGTGGTTACAAGTATCACGGCCGGGTCAAATCTTTAGCGGAAGCCGCCCGTAAAGCAGGACTTAAGTTCTAA
- the rpsE gene encoding 30S ribosomal protein S5, with protein MRTAKINPDELVLNEKLIALNRVSKVVKGGKRMRFNALVVVGDGAGHVGIGLAKSNEVPSAIAKAGAYARKNIVKVPLKGNTIPSEATVKLGASVVFLKPATPGTGIIAGGAVRAVVEAAGVKDVLSKSLGSSNPINVAKATIYALGQLRDPKAEIARRKGIELEPEAAVNG; from the coding sequence GTGCGAACAGCCAAAATCAATCCCGATGAGCTGGTGCTTAATGAAAAGCTTATTGCCCTTAACCGGGTTTCCAAGGTGGTCAAGGGTGGGAAGCGCATGCGTTTCAATGCACTGGTAGTGGTTGGTGATGGCGCCGGCCATGTAGGAATTGGGCTTGCAAAATCCAACGAAGTGCCTTCGGCTATTGCCAAGGCTGGCGCTTACGCTCGTAAAAATATTGTGAAAGTGCCATTAAAGGGCAACACAATTCCGAGTGAGGCTACAGTAAAACTTGGAGCAAGTGTTGTGTTTTTAAAGCCCGCTACACCTGGTACGGGAATCATAGCCGGGGGTGCTGTCAGGGCGGTGGTTGAGGCCGCTGGTGTTAAAGATGTTCTCAGTAAGTCGCTTGGTAGCTCCAACCCTATCAACGTAGCTAAAGCAACTATTTACGCTCTTGGTCAGCTACGTGATCCGAAAGCTGAAATAGCCCGCCGGAAAGGGATTGAATTAGAACCGGAGGCGGCTGTTAATGGCTAA
- the rpsH gene encoding 30S ribosomal protein S8, with protein MTVSDPISDMLTRIRNAVMVQHETVAIPASKTKIAIAKILKEEGFIADYEVEGEKTKKQVKINLKYDDVRRPFINGLKRVSKPGLRVYVPSTQIPRVYGGAGIAVISTSKGVMTGGEAYRKGVGGEILGFIW; from the coding sequence ATGACAGTATCTGATCCAATAAGTGATATGTTGACCCGCATACGTAATGCGGTTATGGTACAGCATGAAACCGTGGCAATACCGGCTTCCAAAACGAAAATAGCCATTGCCAAAATTCTTAAAGAAGAAGGGTTTATAGCTGACTATGAGGTTGAAGGCGAGAAAACTAAAAAACAGGTTAAAATAAACCTGAAATATGATGATGTAAGACGCCCATTTATTAATGGCTTAAAAAGGGTTAGCAAACCAGGGCTTAGAGTTTATGTTCCGTCGACTCAAATCCCCCGGGTTTACGGCGGCGCCGGAATCGCAGTCATTTCCACTTCAAAGGGAGTGATGACTGGTGGTGAGGCTTATCGCAAGGGGGTTGGCGGCGAAATACTAGGGTTTATCTGGTAG
- the map gene encoding type I methionyl aminopeptidase produces MAVIIKSKRELELMRRAGKATAIVLEKLAKSVKPGIKTRELDDIANEEAKIMGGKPTFKGYQGFPASLCVSINNEIVHGIPGERVIREGDIVSLDFGLEIEGFQGDTAITVGAGKIDPGAIDLIDVTRNALQAGIDVAHAGKRIGDISAAIQEYVESRGYAVIREYTGHGIGRNMHEDPQIPNFGKIGTGLQLKKGMTLAIEPMVTTGTWLTRVGNDRWVVYTADGSMAAHFEHTIAINDGGAEILTAV; encoded by the coding sequence TTGGCAGTTATTATAAAGTCAAAGCGCGAACTGGAACTCATGCGCCGTGCCGGTAAAGCTACTGCTATAGTGCTGGAGAAGCTGGCTAAAAGTGTTAAGCCGGGGATAAAAACCCGTGAACTTGATGATATAGCAAACGAAGAAGCAAAGATAATGGGAGGAAAACCCACCTTCAAAGGTTACCAGGGTTTTCCGGCTTCATTGTGTGTTTCTATTAACAATGAAATAGTACATGGTATACCTGGCGAAAGAGTAATCCGAGAAGGTGACATCGTTTCCCTGGACTTCGGACTCGAGATTGAAGGATTTCAGGGGGATACGGCCATTACCGTTGGGGCTGGGAAAATTGATCCCGGCGCGATCGATCTTATTGATGTGACTCGAAACGCTTTACAAGCTGGTATCGATGTTGCCCATGCAGGCAAGCGGATAGGAGATATTTCGGCTGCCATTCAGGAATACGTTGAGAGTCGTGGTTACGCGGTGATACGTGAATATACTGGCCATGGGATAGGAAGGAATATGCACGAAGATCCGCAAATTCCGAATTTCGGTAAAATTGGAACAGGATTGCAGTTGAAAAAAGGTATGACACTTGCTATTGAGCCTATGGTCACAACTGGCACTTGGCTTACCAGGGTTGGTAATGACCGCTGGGTAGTTTATACTGCTGATGGCAGTATGGCCGCTCATTTTGAGCATACTATTGCTATAAATGATGGAGGAGCTGAGATACTTACAGCGGTTTAA
- a CDS encoding DNA-directed RNA polymerase subunit alpha, with translation MYSLVVPKIECIEEEVNYGHFVAEPLETGFGVTMGNSLRRIMLRYLPGAAVTQVWIDGIHHEFSPIPFIKEDVLAFLMNVKELRLRPLSGQPGKLVLSKQGEGKVYASDIEPNMDFEVVNPDLYLATIDSPDGKLYVELTVEMGIGYQAGTTKDDMPVGTIPVDAIFSPVRKANFTTEPMHIGRETSQERLRLEVWTDGTITPATAVSMAADILKEQLEAFVEYGAVSNAEQKKKVFRATIPEDIYNMPIEQLNFSVRALNCLKRGDINTVGELVTMNEEEVASLRNFGSKSRKEVEDKLKEMGMVLGGGSGLRIKPGNTEAGTRATEENSKVDEADEALDEEPDELS, from the coding sequence TTGTATAGCTTGGTTGTTCCTAAAATAGAATGTATTGAAGAAGAGGTCAATTACGGCCACTTTGTTGCCGAGCCGCTGGAAACAGGTTTTGGCGTTACTATGGGCAATTCTCTGCGGCGTATTATGCTGCGCTATTTGCCGGGAGCGGCTGTAACGCAAGTATGGATTGATGGTATTCATCATGAGTTTTCTCCTATTCCTTTTATCAAGGAAGATGTACTTGCCTTTCTCATGAATGTAAAAGAGTTACGCTTGAGGCCTCTTTCCGGTCAGCCCGGGAAACTCGTTTTGTCTAAGCAGGGTGAAGGTAAAGTGTATGCTTCGGATATCGAGCCCAACATGGATTTCGAGGTTGTTAATCCTGATTTGTACCTGGCAACTATCGATTCACCTGATGGCAAACTCTATGTCGAACTTACGGTGGAGATGGGCATTGGATATCAAGCGGGCACCACTAAAGACGATATGCCGGTTGGCACCATACCTGTCGACGCTATTTTTAGCCCGGTGCGGAAAGCGAACTTTACCACTGAACCAATGCATATCGGGCGAGAAACCAGCCAGGAACGGTTACGCCTTGAGGTATGGACTGATGGTACTATTACTCCCGCTACAGCCGTCAGCATGGCTGCCGATATTCTTAAAGAGCAGCTCGAAGCTTTCGTTGAATATGGTGCAGTCTCTAACGCTGAGCAAAAGAAGAAAGTATTCAGGGCAACTATTCCTGAAGACATTTATAACATGCCAATCGAGCAGCTCAATTTCTCAGTTCGAGCGCTGAATTGTCTTAAGCGTGGCGATATCAATACTGTGGGAGAACTGGTCACCATGAACGAGGAAGAAGTTGCCTCTCTCAGGAATTTTGGTTCCAAATCTCGCAAAGAAGTTGAGGATAAGCTCAAGGAAATGGGTATGGTTTTAGGCGGCGGCAGCGGCTTGAGAATCAAACCTGGAAATACTGAAGCAGGTACCAGAGCAACGGAGGAAAATTCCAAAGTTGATGAAGCAGATGAGGCTCTGGATGAAGAGCCCGACGAATTATCATAA
- the rplQ gene encoding 50S ribosomal protein L17, which translates to MRHKLDGRKLGRNSGQRRALFRKLVTDLLDYGKIDTTLAKAKETRPIAERIITLSKDGGLASRRKALAYLYDDKVVDKLFDELAKRYSERPGGYTRITKLGARIGDGAPMARLELVE; encoded by the coding sequence ATGAGACATAAATTAGATGGAAGAAAACTGGGCAGGAATTCGGGGCAGCGCCGCGCTCTCTTTAGAAAGCTGGTCACTGATCTGCTCGATTATGGCAAGATTGATACCACTTTAGCTAAGGCAAAAGAAACACGCCCGATAGCTGAGCGTATTATCACTCTGAGCAAGGATGGGGGCTTGGCTTCCAGAAGAAAAGCTTTGGCTTATCTTTACGATGATAAGGTTGTTGACAAACTTTTTGATGAACTGGCCAAACGCTACTCTGAAAGACCTGGCGGTTATACCCGTATCACCAAGCTGGGAGCGAGAATCGGTGACGGGGCGCCAATGGCAAGGTTAGAACTGGTTGAATAA
- the rpsK gene encoding 30S ribosomal protein S11 has translation MVKKRTRIRKKERKNIPLGRAYIQATFNNTIITLTDPQGNVIASASAGMAGFKGSRKSTPYAAQLAAANAAKKGIEHGLKEIHVYVKGPGSGREAAIRSLQSTGLNVASIRDITPIPHNGCRARKRRRV, from the coding sequence ATGGTCAAAAAACGTACTCGCATCAGGAAGAAAGAGCGTAAGAATATACCCTTGGGTCGGGCTTATATTCAGGCAACTTTCAATAATACAATTATTACTCTTACCGACCCTCAGGGTAATGTAATCGCTTCAGCCTCAGCTGGCATGGCTGGTTTTAAAGGATCGCGTAAAAGTACTCCTTATGCAGCCCAGCTAGCAGCTGCCAATGCCGCCAAAAAAGGCATTGAGCATGGCTTGAAGGAAATACATGTTTATGTTAAAGGACCGGGGAGTGGGCGCGAAGCGGCAATACGTTCTCTGCAGAGCACAGGTCTTAATGTTGCCAGTATAAGGGATATAACTCCAATCCCTCATAACGGTTGCCGTGCTCGTAAAAGGAGGAGAGTCTAA
- the rplO gene encoding 50S ribosomal protein L15 — MNLNELAPAPGSKKDRKRVGRGNASGHGTYSCRGLKGQKARAGYNIRPGFEGGQLPIIKRLPRKRGFTNIFKTQFSLVNIEELIIFEPDTEVSIEKLLKAGLIKTLAKPVKVLANGDLDRPLVVSANKFSDAARAKIEAAGGRIEEVPFGSGAIQA, encoded by the coding sequence GTGAATTTGAATGAACTAGCACCGGCTCCCGGTTCAAAGAAAGATAGAAAAAGGGTCGGGCGCGGAAATGCAAGTGGCCATGGCACTTATTCATGCCGTGGTTTAAAAGGTCAAAAAGCACGCGCGGGATATAACATAAGACCGGGTTTTGAAGGTGGTCAGCTGCCAATCATTAAACGGTTACCGCGCAAGCGTGGATTTACCAATATTTTTAAAACGCAGTTTAGTCTGGTAAATATCGAAGAATTGATTATATTCGAACCCGATACTGAAGTTAGTATTGAAAAATTGTTAAAAGCAGGTCTTATAAAAACGTTGGCAAAACCGGTCAAGGTACTAGCCAATGGTGATTTGGATAGACCGCTTGTTGTAAGCGCTAATAAGTTTTCCGATGCCGCAAGAGCTAAAATTGAAGCTGCTGGCGGCCGGATTGAGGAGGTCCCTTTTGGCTCAGGTGCAATCCAGGCCTAG
- the rpsM gene encoding 30S ribosomal protein S13, translating into MARIAGVDIPKTKQVWVALQYIYGIGRTTSLKILDEVGIERAKEVSSLTEDEINRLREVIAKGMKVEGDLRKENTLNIKRLMDIGSYRGMRHRRNLPARGQRTRTNARTRRGERKTVAGRGQRRGMAKK; encoded by the coding sequence ATGGCACGTATTGCCGGAGTTGATATCCCTAAAACGAAGCAGGTCTGGGTAGCACTGCAATATATCTATGGTATTGGGCGCACTACAAGCTTGAAAATCCTGGATGAAGTCGGTATCGAGCGCGCCAAGGAAGTTAGCAGTCTTACCGAGGACGAAATCAACCGCCTAAGGGAAGTGATAGCTAAAGGTATGAAGGTTGAGGGTGATTTACGCAAGGAGAACACCCTAAATATCAAAAGGTTAATGGATATTGGCAGTTATCGGGGAATGCGCCACCGGCGCAACCTGCCTGCCCGAGGTCAGAGAACTCGTACAAATGCTCGTACCAGGCGCGGTGAACGCAAGACAGTTGCCGGTAGAGGGCAGCGCCGTGGCATGGCCAAGAAGTAG